GTTTTTATTTAGGGCTTGCAAAATAAAAAAACCTTGGTATAATAAATGGTGTCGAGATAATAATAATCATTATTCCGCAGTGGCTCAGTGGTAGAGCAATCGGCTGTTAACCGATCGGTCGTAGGTTCGAATCCTACCTGCGGAGCCATATGCTTCCATAGCTCAGTAGGTAGAGTGCTTCCATGGTAAGGAAGAGGTCACCGGTTCGATTCCGGTTGGAAGCTCCAGAGAGACGCATTTATAATGGAATACATAAACTAACTGAACGAATGCGATTTACGTATTCATGCGGCGTATACCGCAGTTTTAAATGGTGGGGTAGCGAAGTGGCTAAACGCGGCGGACTGTAAATCCGCTCCCTCAGGGTTCGGGGGTTCGAATCCCTCCCCCACCACCATTGTATTTTAAAAGTATTGCAGTCATGCGATGTAAATCAAAATCCTTGTAAAAATATCCTAAGTTACCTTTAAAATTGGGAGATACGAGCAGAACAAGGAAGCGATTGAGTGAAGGAAGGAGCGTACTCAAGTACGTGACTGACTGAGCGAATGAAGCTGACGCAGTCATGCGACGTGTATCGCAATTTTAAATCGAGGCCCCTTGGTCAAGCGGTTAAGACACCGCCCTTTCACGGCGGTAACACGGGTTCGAATCCCGTAGGGGTCATAATAATGAATATTTAAAAATGGGAGATACGAGCAGAACGAGGAAGCGATTGAGTGAAGGAAGGAGCGTACTTGAGTACGTGACTGACTGAACGAATGAAGCTGACGCGGTAATGCGACGTATATCACAATTTTAAAATCAGTGGGGTATAGCCAAGCGGTAAGGCAACGGACTTTGACTCCGTCATTCGTTGGTTCGAATCCAGCTACCCCAGCTACTTAAAGCTAATCCTAAGTCAATATGACTTACGGATTAGCTTTTTTTATATTTTGAAATAGTACATTTCGGAAATTTTACAGCGGGTTTAGAAAAGTGTTTCGGCGCATCAAACTGAAGGTCAAGCCATGTTTGGGATTTCAGAATGTGCGCTCGCTGTTGTGTGTGCATTCTACGATATCAAAGGATTGAATTGATTCATTAAAAAATGTTTTTCAACAAGCATTAGAAGTAGTAAAAAATAACTACTTCCTTTATAATGAAGACGATATTGAACATTAGCACATCACTAAATTAAAAGTTATTTTAATAGAAAAAGAGGTGTCAATATGCGAGATGAAAATAAATCGACGTCGGATATTTTTGTTCATGATGAGCAGCTAACAGTCGATAAAAAACTGCAAGATATTTTATATGCTTTGAACCAATCTGCTGTTGTAGCGATAACAGATCGTACTGGAAAAATTATATACGTCAATGAGAAGTTTACGGAAATGTCGCAGTATACCTCGAATGAACTATTAGGGACCAACCATAGCATTGTCAACTCCGGCCATCACTCCAAGGATTTTTTCAAAGAAATGTGGAGAACGATAGGGCGTGGTCGTGTATGGCATGGTGAAATTAGAAATCGAAGAAAAGATGGTTCATGCTATTGGGTAGATACAACTATTGTGCCGTTTTTAAATGAAAAGGGGATTCCTTATCAATACGTTTCAATAAGATATGATATTACCGCCCGTAAAGAGGGGGAAGAGATGATTCGTCATCTTGCATATAACGATCAGTTAACTGATTTACCGAACCGACTTTATTTTCGTCGGAAACTTTTGGAAGCGGTGTCAAAGGCGAAAGAAGACAATGGGAAGGTGGTTGTCGTCAACCTTAATATTGATCGTCTTCGATTTGTCAATGATTCTTACGGATATGAATCAGGGGATTATGTCTTGTCTGTTGTGGCGGAAAGGTTAAAGAACACTTTACCAAAAGACTGTGTAATTTCGAGATTGGCGGGGGATGAGTTCGCATTTGTTTTCCAAGGCATTGAAAGTATGGATCAAATTGAATTAATCATTGCGAACGTTCAAGAAGTGATTCAACAACCGATTAAAATTTTGGGAAGTTTTCACACGTTATCTTCAAGTGCTGGGATGGCTTTTTATCCTGAGCATGCAACCGAAGCTTCAGAACTGTCATCCAAAGCTTATCGGGCATTACTAGAAACGAAGAGACGTGGCGGTGGGGGCTATAAAATTTATGAGCCTGGGACTATTAAAAAATCGATTGAACGAATGGTTCTTGAAAATGAACTAAGCAAGAGTATAGAGCTCGGCCACTTTCATCTCGATTATCAACCCAAATTTAATTTGCCAACAAATGACTTGATGGGCGTCGAAGCATTAGTTCGGTGGGACCATCCTGATCTTGGCCGGATTCCTCCAAACCAATTCATCGAAATGGCAGAAGAAACAAGATTGATTATTCCTTTAGGAAAATGGATATTAAAACAAGCGTGTCGTCAAGCAAGAAAATGGGAAAAACAAGGTTATTATTATTCAATGGCTGTTAATGTTTCCGCGGTTCAATTAGCAGACCCCGATTTTCTGGCAATTGTTAAAAATGTCTTAAAGGAAGAAGGCAATGATCCTAGCTTGCTCGAACTGGAATTAACCGAAAGTGTTTTAGGCAATCAAGCAGAGATATTAGAAGTCGTGGAAGAGATTAGAAAATTAGGTGTTAAAATAGCGATTGATGACTTTGGAACTGGTTATAGTTCATTTAGTTATATTAATGAATTGCCGATTGACACGTTGAAAATAGATCGATCTTTTATTCGAGACCTTGATACAAAGGTGGAGAACAGCGCGATTGTCGAAGCAATTTTATCGATTGCTAAAACGGTAGGGTTGAATGTCGTGGCAGAAGGAATTGAACAACAGGAACAGCTTACTATCCTTAAACGGCTAGGGTGTCAGCAAGGGCAAGGTTACTTTTATAGTAAGCCAACTGAAGCGATAGAATGCGAAAAATATATGAAAATAAATAGCCGTAGTGAATAAAAATTCAGTTTTCTGTCCAGTTGAGCCAATGCATGACACGATTTATAATTAATGTATTGGTAAAGGGGGAGAAGGCATGAAGAAATTATCAATCTCAATGATAGGGGTATCCCTGGATTTAGGGCAAAGTCGTCGAGGCGTGGACATGGGGCCAAGTGCAATTCGTTATGCAGGTGTAGTTGATCGAGTAGAAGCAATTGGACATCAAATTACTGATGAAGGTGACATACATATAAATGCTGGCCTACAAGCAGAAAATAGCGACTCGAAATTAAAGAATTTAAAAGAAGTGCTTGAAACAAATAAAAAACTTGCCGAAAAGGTCGAATCTGTTTTAAAGGAAGATAAATTTCCGCTAATTCTAGGAGGAGACCACAGTATTGCGATTGGTACATTGGCGGGTCTTTCCACGAAGTACAAAAATATGGGTGTTATTTGGTATGATGCACATGCGGATTTGAATACGGATGAAACTTCGCCTTCAGGAAACATTCACGGCATGCCGTTAGCGGTCAGTATTGGTCGTGGAGATGAGAGACTCGTTAATTTACACCGGGATGGCCAAAAAATAAAGCCACAAAATATTGTAATTATCGGTGCACGTTCTATTGATTCGGGAGAGCGATTGTTAATTAAAGAGCTAGGTATTCAAGTCTATACGATGCATGAAATTGATAAATATGGGATGACAACAGTGATGCAAAAAGCACTTCAGCATTTGGAAGGGAATCAGGTAGATGGCGTCCATCTGTCCCTCGATCTTGATGCACTAGACCCGCTGTATACGCCTGGCGTTGGTACACCAGTCCCAGGTGGGGTAAGTTACCGGGAAAGCCATTTGGCGATGGAAATTCTTGAAGAGTCAGGTTTAATTACATCGGCGGAATTCGTCGAAGTGAATCCAATTTTAGATGAAAGAAATAAAACAGCAGATGTAGCGGTAGCGTTGATGGGGTCCTTATTTGGGGAAAAACTGTTATAACATGTATTCGTATATAAAATAAAATTTATTCGCAAAAAAAGATGAGACTACGACGTCAAGTAGCTGCTCATCTTTTTTTTGGGTCATTCGCTCTCTATATGTGACTGAATTGTCAAGTTTTTTGAAGAACAGACACAAATTGTCCTATCTTTGATAAAATGGGTTAGATAAATTTAAAATAAATGAAACCTGTTGATACCTTCAGACGTATAGAAGGAACAGCCGCATGGAGCGGAGGGGAATTGCAATGGATCAGTTGATCAATAAACGAATAAATGAGGTCTTAAAGGGGAACCAAGAAGCTTTTGAAGAGATTGTTACACTTTTTCAGCATCGTTTATATCATGTTTGCTATCGAATGTTAAGCAACCGGCAAGAAGCAGAAGATATTGCACAAGAAGCTTTTGTTCGTGCGTATATTAATATTCATACATTTGATCAAAAGCGTAAGTTTTCCACTTGGTTGTTTAGAATCGCAACAAATCTATGCATCGATCGTATTCGCAAGAAGAAGCCAGATTATTATCTTGATGCAGAGGTTCCCGGAACGGAAGGCTTGACGATGTATTCACAAATTGCATCTGATGTAGAGCTTCCAGAAGATGAAGTTGAAAAAATGGAAACGCAAGAACGAATTCAATACGAAATTGGACGACTTTCTGATAAGTATCGTTCAGTGATTATTTTGCGATACATTGAAGAGTTACCGTTGCAGGAAATTAGTGATATTTTAGAATTACCGCTTGGGACCGTAAAAACCCGTGTTCATAGGGGTCGAGCTGCGCTCAGAAAACAAATGGGTAATTTGTAGGAGGTAATTTAGTATGAATACGTGTCCGGAACAAATTGTTCATTATATGCACGCGTATTTAGATGGCGATATTAGTCGTGACGATGAGCGAGTATTAAATGAACATTTAAAACAATGTACATCCTGCCAAGAATTGATGGATGATCTAATAGGTGCGGTTCAATTTATAGAGAAAGCCGAACATATACAAGCGCCAAGTGGCTTTGTGGATGGTGTGATGGCACGGCTACCAAAAGAGAAATCACAAGCTGGTATACAAAGGTGGCTACGCAGACACCCACTCCTAGCAGCCGTTGCCATGTTTTTTATATTAATGAGTGTTTCTGTCTTATCAAGTTACGGAAATGATCAACAATTTTCCGTTACGAAACAACCGAATTTAATCGTCGAAGGAGAAACTGTAATTGTTCCGGAAGGCGAGGTAATCAAGGGTGATGTTGTCGTTAAAAATGGCGAACTCCGCGTTGAAGGTGAAGTGGATGGTAATGTAACCGTAATCCACGGGTCTAAGTACATGGCTTCTACCGCAGTCGTCACAGGTACAAGTCAAGAAATTGACAAAGCATTTGACTGGTTATGGTTTAAGATTAAGGAAACTTTTAAAGATGTTTTTCAACCCTCCGATAAAGAATAACTCAATCATAAAGACCGCAATTGTATGGAGGGATGACTGCGGTCATTTTTAATTTTAATGAAGGGGAATCGGGCAAATCTTGGCAGTGGTATGGTATACTAAGGGCATATGAAATCGTCGAAAAAGGTAGGCGAAGCACATGCCGTTTTGGGAAAAAATCGTTAACCTAAGTCCAGTTGCAACATTCATTAATATAATGGATGTGCTTCTAGTTTGGTTTGTCGTATATCAACTTATAAAAGTAATTAAAGGGACAAAAGCTGTCCAGTTATTAAAAGGAATATTTGTGATTGTTATTGCACAAATTTTAACAAAATTGTTCGGGCTTACTACGTTAGGATGGATGATGGAACAAGTTCTAACGTGGGGATTTTTGGCGATTATCATTATTTTCCAACCAGAACTCAGGCGAGCGCTTGAACAACTTGGCCGTGGACGTTTATTTGCAAGATCGATGATGGATGAAGAGGAAGAGCGAAAACGTCTTTTAGAAGCATTATCGAAGTCAGTGAACTATATGGCGAAACGTCGAATCGGTGCCCTTATTTCCATTGAGAAAGAAACAGGATTGAATGAGTATATCGAAACAGGAACGTCATTGAATTCAGATTTAACTTCTGAATTACTCATTAATATATTTATTCCGAATGCACCGCTACACGATGGGGCTGTCATTGTGCAGCGGAATCGAATTGCTGCAGCAGGCTGTTATTTACCGTTATCGGAAAGTCCTTTTATTTCCAAAGAATTAGGGACACGTCATCGTGCAGCGGTTGGTTTAAGCGAAGTATCTGACGCAATTACAATTGTTGTGTCAGAGGAAACAGGTGCCATTAGTATCGCGACGGACGGCGATTTAAATAGAGGCTTAAGTATCGAAGAGTTTGAAGTTCGCTTACGGCATGTCTGGTTTGGCGCAACAACTGACCAAGCAAGTACTTCCAAATGGAAATGGGGCGTGAAGAGAAATGGATAAACTACTAGATAGCCCATGGTTTCTCCGTTTTACTGCCTTGTTTCTTGCAATCTTATTGTTTTATACTGTGAAAACAGATGAGGGAAAATTGATGAATAACTCAAGTAGTGAAGATATGGAAGTTATTCACGACGTGCCAGTTGAAGTATATTACGATAATGAAAATTTAATTGTAACGGGTATTCCTGAAACTGTGAATGTAACGATTGATGGTCCAGTAAACATCGTTCAAACGACCAAGTTGTTAAAGGATTTTACACTGTATGTTGATTTAACATCACTGCTAATGGGCGAACATCAAGTGCGAATTCGACATGAAAACATTTCGGAAAAATTACAAGTGCGTATAGATCCGGCAACCATTGACATCAATATTGAAGAGAAAATTACAGAAACATTCCGTATTGAGCCAGAGTTCAATGAGCGGTTACTAGCAGAAGGTTTTAACGTCGTCAATATGGAGGTACAACCTTCGACAGTTGAAGTCACGGGTGCAAAAAGCGTGATTGAATCAATTAATTTTGTAAAAGCTACAGTCGCTATAGACGCAGGCGTTCGAGAATCATTTGAGCAAGAAGCAAGAGTGCGTGTGCTAGATCGGGATTTAAATAAATTGGACGTCGACATTATGCCCGAAAATGTTACTATTAAAGTTGACGTTCAAGAACATACAAAAGAAGTACCCATCGTGATCAATGAAACAGGCACCCCACCCAATGGTGTCACGATAAACTCAATCACACCCGAAGTAAATAGTATTGTTTTATCAGGACCTAAACGAGTTTTAAATGAGATAGAAACTTTTCCAATTGACATAGACGTTTCAAAAATTGAAAAATCCGGTACAGTGGAAGTGAAACTAAAGAAACCAAAAGAAATTTTTAGTCTTTCTCCAACAACGATTAATGTGAAGATTGATACGACGATTGAGGGTGCAGTCGAAGAAGAGGAAGTTGCTGAAGAGACTGCAGGAGAAGGAGCAACCGCTGTTGAGACGACAAAGGTTGAAGATGTACCAGTCGTAATTACAGGATTAAATGAAAAGTTTAAAGGTACATTTATCGAACCAGTGAATGGTTTAGTTACCATCACTGTGAAAGCTACCCCAGATGTAATTAGCAAGTTGAAGAAGTCAGACTTTGCGGTTTCAATTAATGCATCTCCCGCTTCAGAAGAAGGGGAGGAAGTATTTCCAATTCACGTGAAAGGTCCACCAAATGTAGAGTGGACGCTTTCGATGGAAGAGGCAACATTAAAGATTGAACTTGCTTAGCTAATAGAGGGCATAGTGTACAGGATTGAAAGGGAGAATGGAAATGACAAAGTATTTCGGTACGGATGGTGTACGCGGAATTGCAAATGACGAGCTAACACCCGAACTGGCTTTTAAGTTAGGAAGAATAGGAAGCTATGTATTGACAAAAGAGTCAGAAGGGAAACCAAAGATTCTCGTTGGACGAGATACGCGTATTTCTGGTTATATGCTTGAAAATGCATTGATTGCAGGAATTCTATCGACGGGTGTGGAAGTGATGACGCTCGGCGTAATTAGTACACCTGGCGTGGCTTATTTAACACGTGTCATGAATGCAGATGGAGGCGTTATGATTTCTGCCTCACATAACCCTGTAGAAGACAATGGCATTAAGTTTTTCGGTGCTGACGGCTATAAATTAACAGAAGAACAAGAAGAAGAAATGGAATTACTTTTAAACGAAGAGGAAGATACGCTGCCACGTCCAACTGGAGCGAATGTCGGTTCAATTACGGAATACCTTGAAGGCGGGCATAAGTATATCCAGTATTTGAAGCAAACAGTAGATGAAGAGTTCACGGATATACATGTTGCGATTGATTGTGCAAATGGTGCAACTTCATCACTTGCTACGCATGTATTTGCGGACCTGGAAGCAGATATCTCTACGATGGGGGCTTCACCAAACGGTTTAAACATTAACGATGGTGTAGGTTCTACACATCCGGAAAAACTTGCAGAGCTTGTGAAAGAAAAAGAAGCTGATATTGGACTCGCATTTGATGGAGATGGTGACCGTCTTATTGCCGTGGATGAACATGGCGACATTGTCGATGGTGATAAAATCATGTTTATCATCGGTCGTTATTTAAAGTCAAAAGGTCGCTTAAAATCCGATACAATTGTATCTACGATTATGAGTAACTTAGGATTCTATAAAGCATTGCGTGAGCACGAAATGACAAGCGTTAAAACGGCAGTCGGCGACAAATATGTTGTTGAAGAAATGAGAAAAAATAATTTCACCCTTGGCGGAGAGCAATCCGGACATATTGTCATGCTTGATTATAATACGACAGGGGACGGGCTTCTAACAGGGCTCCAACTTGTCAATATTATGAAAGTGACAGGCAAAACGTTGTCCGAACTGGCAAGTGAAATGACAGTTTATCCACAAGAACTTATCAATGTTCGCGTAACAGATAAACATGCTGTAACGGAGAATGAACGCGTTGCAAACGTTATTGCCGAAGTAGAAAATGAAATGGCAGGCAATGGCCGTGTGCTCGTTCGTCCTTCTGGAACAGAGCCACTCGTACGTGTCATGGTAGAAGCACCTACGAATGAGGAATGTAAGCAGTATGTCGATGAAATTGTTGCAGTCGTCCAAGAAGAAATGGGATTGGAAGACTAAAATAGCAGTTCAAAAAAGCTATCCAGCTGTTCATTGATGAACAGAGGATAGCTTTTTTTGTATTACATTATTCGAAAATATATGTTAATGCTTGAATCGCTTGGTCGACCGTTTCAACTGTGGCATGTGCTTTGCGTGATAGTTCTTTTAATGCATGGTGATGCGCTTCTTGACGAATTAAAATGAGTGGTTTATCGAATGCAACCGCTGCGCTTGCATCCATCGCTGTATTCCACTGTTTATATTGTTCGCCGAATAAAGCGATGACAAGGTCTGCCTTTTTCATTAAAATTTCTGTTCGTAAGTTATTAAAATTGGAAGCCGCTGCATCTTTAAAAATAGCATTTGGCTGTTCACCAAGAATTTCTTCACCAATGTTGTCGGAACGATCGTGATCTTCCATTGGACCAACAAAATCAATTGGTAATTCTAATGCTGCAGCTTTCTCTTTAATTTCGTTTCTCCAATTCGTATGAATCTCTCCAGCTAAATAGACAGTTAATCTCATTAAAAAATCCCTCCTAGACATTCTATTTCCATTGTATCACTTTTAATTAGTACGTTGCTTGTGGTTGTATGAAAGTTTAGACTATAAGTAACGAATGAAAAGGGGGCGTGGCGGATGAAGACGATTTGGCATAATGGGACGATGTATACGATGTGTACAGAAGGCGAACGAGTGGAAGCTTTATTAACCCAAAATGGACAAATTATTAAAATAGGTACCTATGACGAATTGAGAGGCAAGGCTGAGAAGGAAATCGACCTTCAAGGTGCAGTGTTGTATCCAGGATTCGTCGATAGTCATATGCATATGATTGGCCATGGCGATAAATTAAGAAGTTTGGATCTATCGAAAATGACGTCAGCGGAAGAGATGTTAGAGAAGTTGCATTTAGCAAAGGAAAATCTCGCGGCGGATGAGTGGCTCATTGGTGAAGGTTGGAATGAAAATAATTTTCCTGATAAAAGAATTCTCACTGCTAAGGAATTAGATGAAGTGACGACTGCGCCGATTGTTTTAAAAAGAACTTGTCGACATGCGGCACTTGCAAATACAAAAGCATTAGCGCTCGCAGGTATTACAACTGAGACGCCTAATCCTGTAGACGGTACAATTGTAAGAGATGACAACGGGGAAGCAACTGGTTATTTATTAGAAGGGGCACAAGATTTAGTGCTCGATTTACTGAGCGAACCGACGGAAGCCTCTTTAACAACGTCCCTTCGGAAATCTGTAGACGATTTATTGGCACTCGGATTAACGGGAGCTGTGACAGATGATCTTGGTTATTACGGCGATTATCGTAATCCTTTACAAGCGTTTAAAAATGTCATCGGGAAAGAAAAGAAGTTCCGAGTCCATTTACTTCGCCGTTCTACGGTTTTTAAACAGTTAATGGAAGACGATGCAACGTATTTGGAACCTTGGATTAGCCCGGGGGAAATGAAGTTCTTTGTCGATGGTGCACTTGGGGGAAAAACAGCGCTTTTAAGTAAACCCTATGCGGATACACCTGAAACGTTGGGGATGGCGGTTCATACTGATAAAGAAATTGAAGCGCTTGTGAAACTGGCAAGGTCTTACAATGAAGCAGTTGCTGTCCACGTTATCGGGGATGGTGCGGTTGAAAAGATTTTAGGCGTTTTAGAGAAATATCCTGCACCAGTTGGAAAGCGGGACCGGCTAATTCACGTGAATGTGTTGCGAGATGACTTAGTAGAAAGAATGTTGGGGTTGCCCATTGTATTGGATTTGCAACCTGTCTTCGTATCTTCTGATTTCCCTTGGGTGATGGCTAGATTGGGAGAAGAGAGACTCGATTGGGCTTATGCGTGGAAGAGGTTAGTGGATCAAGGGTTTATTTGCGGCGGTGGATCGGATGCGCCGATTGAAGAAGCGGATCCTTTGCTTGGTATTTATGCAGCGGTAACGAGGCGGAAAGTTGGAGAAGCGCATGAGGGGTATTTGCCTAAAGAAAAGTTAAGTCGATTTGAAGCGGTAAGTCTCTTTACGACAGGAAGTGCAGCAACGATTGGAAAAGCGGATAGCCGCGGCAAGTTAGCGGTAGGGTACGATGCTGATTTTACAATACTTGATAAGGATTTATTCGAAGTAGATGAAGAAGAAATCGTATCAGCACAGGTGAAGATGACAGTAGTTGATGGAGAAGTGATGTACAAGTCTTGATGTTCATATGAAAGGACAGCCTGTGATAGACTGAGGTTAAAAGGAATGAGTGAAACAATGGGTACTATTCCAGAAAAGAGAGGAGGCATAATGATGAGTGGAAAAAATCGAAGTGAGATTCACGAAGGGTTAGAGGTAGCAATCATTTTAAAGAAAGACCAAAGAACAGGCGTGACAACAAAAGGGACTGTGAAAGATATATTGACTAATTCATCCTTTCATCCACATGGGATAAAAGTGCGTTTAGCTGATGGACAAGTGGGGCGCGTTGCTGAAATTTTAAAATAAACTTGTTGTTTTTGATTTTAGAAAGGAGCCCGATTAATTGCTAAAAAAACTAGGCATTGCGTATCCAATCATTCAAGCACCGATGGCGGGTATAACGACGCCGGAGTTTGTGGTGGCGTCTGCGAATGCCGGAATTTTAGGGGCTATCGGGGCTGGCTATTTAAGTGGAGAAGAGACGCGGCAGTTTATTCGTGAAGTGAAAAAGCGTACCCGTCAGCCGTTTATGGTCAATTTGTTTTTACCTGAAGACGTTCAAGTGCGTAAAGCAACCATTCAAAAAGCCAATGTCGATTTACACACAATCCGAGAGTCGCTTGGAATTTCTGAAGCTAAGGTTCAATTTCAGGAACCCAATTTTGACGCACAAATTGAAGTTTTATTAGAAGAAAACGTGAAAGTTTGTTCGTTTACATTTGGTCTTCCAAGCCGGCAAATCGTAGAAAGATTAAAAGCGCAACATGTGTTTTTGATTGGCACTGCAACGACGGTAGAAGAAGCGCTGCTTGCAGAAGAAATCGGCATGGATGCAGTTGTTGCGCAAGGCAGCGAAGCAGGCGGTCATCGCGGTTCTTTTCAGGGGCAATTAACATTGATTCCACTAGAAGACTTTCTTCCCGACATTGTAAAATCGGTTCAAATTCCAGTTATCGCTGCTGGCGGTATTGCGAATAAAGCAATGAGCGACAAAGCTTTTGCGGCAGGCGCAGCAGCCGTTCAAGTTGGGACAGCTTTACTTGCTTCTAAAGAAAGCGGTGCGCATTCGTTACATAAGGAAGCACTTTTACGCGCAACAAAAGGAAGTACTGTGCTCACGAATACTTTTTCGGGAAAAATGGCGCGTGGAATACGAAATGAATTTACGGAGCGAATGAAAAACGCGGTCATTGCACCGTATCCTTATCAAAATGATTTGACGAAGGAGATTCGAAAAGTAGCAGCACAACAAGAGAAACCGGAGTTTATGTCTTTGTGGGCAGGCGAAAATGTCCATTTAAGTACAGATGGAAAAGTTCGTGATATTATTGCAAGATTCATCTAAGAAGTAGTGAGGGAAATTATGAGGAAATATATTGGTGAAATCGGCTTAACCATTGCAGCCATTATTTGGGGTAGCGGATTTGTCGCAAGTTCGATGGCGCTTGGGCATTATACGCCGTATCAAATCTTGGCGGGCCGATTTTTAATTGGCGTCATTTTATTAAGTATCGTGTTTCATAAAAAGTTTAAAGGAATTAGAAAAAGTACGCTTATTAAAGGTATCTTA
This window of the Sporosarcina ureilytica genome carries:
- a CDS encoding YwbE family protein, whose translation is MSGKNRSEIHEGLEVAIILKKDQRTGVTTKGTVKDILTNSSFHPHGIKVRLADGQVGRVAEILK
- a CDS encoding amidohydrolase, which translates into the protein MKTIWHNGTMYTMCTEGERVEALLTQNGQIIKIGTYDELRGKAEKEIDLQGAVLYPGFVDSHMHMIGHGDKLRSLDLSKMTSAEEMLEKLHLAKENLAADEWLIGEGWNENNFPDKRILTAKELDEVTTAPIVLKRTCRHAALANTKALALAGITTETPNPVDGTIVRDDNGEATGYLLEGAQDLVLDLLSEPTEASLTTSLRKSVDDLLALGLTGAVTDDLGYYGDYRNPLQAFKNVIGKEKKFRVHLLRRSTVFKQLMEDDATYLEPWISPGEMKFFVDGALGGKTALLSKPYADTPETLGMAVHTDKEIEALVKLARSYNEAVAVHVIGDGAVEKILGVLEKYPAPVGKRDRLIHVNVLRDDLVERMLGLPIVLDLQPVFVSSDFPWVMARLGEERLDWAYAWKRLVDQGFICGGGSDAPIEEADPLLGIYAAVTRRKVGEAHEGYLPKEKLSRFEAVSLFTTGSAATIGKADSRGKLAVGYDADFTILDKDLFEVDEEEIVSAQVKMTVVDGEVMYKS
- a CDS encoding NAD(P)H-dependent flavin oxidoreductase → MLKKLGIAYPIIQAPMAGITTPEFVVASANAGILGAIGAGYLSGEETRQFIREVKKRTRQPFMVNLFLPEDVQVRKATIQKANVDLHTIRESLGISEAKVQFQEPNFDAQIEVLLEENVKVCSFTFGLPSRQIVERLKAQHVFLIGTATTVEEALLAEEIGMDAVVAQGSEAGGHRGSFQGQLTLIPLEDFLPDIVKSVQIPVIAAGGIANKAMSDKAFAAGAAAVQVGTALLASKESGAHSLHKEALLRATKGSTVLTNTFSGKMARGIRNEFTERMKNAVIAPYPYQNDLTKEIRKVAAQQEKPEFMSLWAGENVHLSTDGKVRDIIARFI